Proteins encoded within one genomic window of Jiangella mangrovi:
- a CDS encoding R3H domain-containing nucleic acid-binding protein, with protein sequence MVSDAGTELDATQERESETGVSLAKRLEREGDIAADYLEELLDIADLDGDIDMDVEGDRAVVSIIGDGLDTLVGENGKVLEALQELTRLAVVRETGERSRLMLDVGGFRANRRAEVLELAKRVIEAVRSSGEPESLGAMSPFERKVVHDAVADAGLRSESEGEEPRRYVVVMPA encoded by the coding sequence ATGGTGAGCGACGCTGGCACGGAACTCGATGCGACGCAGGAGCGCGAGAGCGAGACCGGGGTGAGCCTGGCGAAGCGACTCGAGCGCGAGGGTGACATCGCGGCGGACTACCTGGAGGAACTGCTCGACATCGCCGACCTCGACGGCGACATCGACATGGACGTCGAGGGCGATCGGGCGGTCGTCTCGATCATCGGCGACGGCCTCGACACGCTGGTCGGCGAGAACGGCAAGGTGCTCGAGGCGCTGCAGGAGCTCACCCGACTGGCGGTGGTCCGCGAGACGGGCGAGCGCAGCCGGCTCATGCTCGACGTCGGTGGCTTCCGGGCGAACCGGCGGGCCGAGGTGCTCGAGCTCGCGAAGCGGGTCATCGAGGCGGTGCGTTCCTCGGGCGAGCCGGAGTCGCTGGGCGCGATGTCGCCGTTCGAGCGCAAGGTCGTCCACGACGCCGTCGCGGACGCGGGCTTGCGCAGCGAGTCCGAGGGCGAAGAGCCGCGCCGCTACGTCGTGGTGATGCCCGCCTAG
- the yidC gene encoding membrane protein insertase YidC, with protein MDTILAPLYYLVSWIMIGWHWVFEQLIGISHDGVNWALAIIGLVVVIRILLIPLFVRQIKSQRKMQILQPQLRELQKKYKGDRERLQQEMMKLYKDTGTNPFSSCLPILLQAPFLFALFRVLDGVAKGHERGAFTSQPELFESAGHAQIFGARLADTFLGADSINTRIIAAVMVVLMCATQFITQRQIMRKNMPKEALEGPFAQQQKILLYVLPLVFAFSGVYFPLGTVLYWLTSNLWTMGQQLYVIRRMPAPGTEAEKAHQRRLEEKARKKGDPLPTPDIAQPVAEEPTEVVRRQPKKTTRSQRKKK; from the coding sequence GTGGATACCATCCTCGCGCCGTTGTACTACCTGGTCAGCTGGATCATGATCGGCTGGCACTGGGTCTTCGAGCAGTTGATCGGCATCAGTCACGACGGCGTGAACTGGGCGCTGGCCATCATCGGCCTCGTCGTGGTCATCCGCATCCTGCTGATCCCGCTGTTCGTGCGGCAGATCAAGTCGCAGCGGAAGATGCAGATCCTCCAGCCGCAGCTGCGCGAGCTGCAGAAGAAGTACAAGGGCGACCGCGAGCGTCTCCAGCAGGAGATGATGAAGCTCTACAAGGACACCGGGACCAACCCGTTCTCGTCCTGCCTGCCCATCCTCCTCCAGGCGCCGTTCCTGTTCGCGCTGTTCCGGGTGCTCGACGGCGTGGCCAAGGGCCACGAGCGCGGTGCGTTCACCAGCCAGCCCGAGCTGTTCGAGTCCGCCGGCCACGCGCAGATCTTCGGTGCCCGGCTGGCCGACACCTTCCTCGGGGCCGACAGCATCAACACGCGGATCATCGCCGCGGTCATGGTCGTGCTGATGTGCGCGACGCAGTTCATCACGCAGCGCCAGATCATGCGGAAGAACATGCCGAAGGAGGCGCTCGAGGGCCCGTTCGCGCAGCAGCAGAAGATCCTCCTGTACGTGCTGCCGCTGGTCTTCGCGTTCTCCGGCGTCTACTTCCCGCTCGGCACGGTGCTGTACTGGCTCACGTCGAACCTCTGGACCATGGGCCAGCAGCTCTACGTCATCCGGCGCATGCCCGCGCCCGGCACCGAGGCCGAGAAGGCACACCAGCGCCGCCTCGAGGAGAAGGCCCGCAAGAAGGGCGACCCGCTGCCGACTCCCGACATCGCTCAGCCGGTGGCCGAGGAGCCGACCGAGGTCGTCCGGCGGCAGCCGAAGAAGACCACGCGCTCGCAGCGCAAGAAGAAGTAG
- the yidD gene encoding membrane protein insertion efficiency factor YidD: MKIILVALLKGYRAVISPLYGQTCRYYPSCSAYALSSVERHGALRGSWLALRRLGRCHPWCAGGVDLVPTRQNYRWWGRAAGTDGDEEPHAAPSHGASASRADLPPGAPTSLRGV, translated from the coding sequence ATGAAGATCATCCTGGTGGCCCTCCTCAAGGGCTACCGCGCAGTCATCAGCCCGCTGTACGGGCAGACCTGCCGCTACTACCCGTCCTGCTCGGCCTACGCCTTGAGCTCGGTGGAGCGGCACGGTGCCCTACGCGGAAGCTGGCTGGCCCTCCGTCGGCTCGGCCGGTGCCACCCCTGGTGCGCCGGCGGCGTCGACCTCGTCCCCACCCGGCAGAACTACCGCTGGTGGGGACGGGCAGCCGGGACGGACGGCGACGAGGAGCCGCACGCGGCGCCGTCGCATGGAGCTTCCGCGTCGCGGGCGGACCTGCCGCCGGGCGCACCGACCTCTCTCCGAGGAGTCTGA
- the rnpA gene encoding ribonuclease P protein component, producing MLKAEHRLRRSADFRVIVRRGVRVGRPTMVVHLLPAGDTAAPDTADAGPASVGLVVGRTVGGAVVRNTVRRRLRHLLADRIDLLPAGSKLVVRALPGIAGAPSSALARELDAAIDRAVSRAERRR from the coding sequence GTGCTGAAGGCCGAGCACCGGCTCCGGCGCTCGGCTGATTTCCGGGTGATCGTGCGCCGTGGCGTCCGCGTCGGGCGGCCGACCATGGTCGTGCATCTGCTGCCCGCCGGCGACACCGCCGCACCGGACACCGCGGACGCCGGGCCGGCGTCGGTGGGACTGGTCGTCGGACGCACGGTTGGGGGTGCAGTGGTGCGCAACACCGTGCGACGCCGCCTGCGTCACCTCCTCGCCGATCGGATCGACCTGCTCCCCGCCGGTTCCAAGCTCGTGGTCCGGGCGCTCCCGGGCATCGCCGGCGCCCCCAGCTCCGCCCTGGCGCGTGAGCTCGACGCCGCCATCGACCGCGCCGTCTCTCGAGCGGAGCGGCGCCGATGA
- the rpmH gene encoding 50S ribosomal protein L34, translating into MVKRTFQPNTRRRAKTHGFRLRMRTRAGRAILAARRSKGRAKLSA; encoded by the coding sequence GTGGTCAAGCGCACCTTCCAGCCGAACACCCGCCGTCGTGCGAAGACTCACGGCTTCCGGCTGCGCATGCGTACGCGTGCCGGCCGAGCCATCCTCGCCGCCCGCCGCAGCAAGGGCCGTGCCAAGCTGTCCGCCTGA